From Takifugu flavidus isolate HTHZ2018 unplaced genomic scaffold, ASM371156v2 ctg288, whole genome shotgun sequence, the proteins below share one genomic window:
- the LOC130520119 gene encoding uncharacterized protein LOC130520119 isoform X21, translating into MWQQPASVGLVIEATSFEQSESEIGSSPRRATRPDWDYVRDTTRKLSIDFRHGERCIWNKVLCLRGFRNKNAHMEWVSKMKRVGHTEVNIPEDADYYLVFCPVKSRIKTDIDEALEGLPDNKAVILVVMHHTFDPHLVIVESRLQELPRNVRLTVDSLFYQGRLLRCNRNDIAWNQIQKSLNIPIPEPSWWMRLFNSVLLYLSGTKFFVCVASETRNKLMGWVSKMPSWWKRLFNSVLLYLSGTKFFVCVASETRNKLMGWVSKMVCKCVTVAWNQIQKTFNIPIPEPSWWKRPFNLSGTKFFVYVASETKNAHMEWVSKMKRVGHTEVNIQEDADFYLVFCPVKSRIKTDIDEALEGLPDNKAIILVVMHHTFDPDLVIVESRLQELPRNVHLTVDSLFYRGRLLRCNRNDIAWNQIQKSLNILIPEPSWWKRLFNSVLLYSSGTKFFVCVASETRNKLMGWVSKMVCKCVTVAWNQIQKTFNIPIPEPSWWKRPFNLSGTKFFVYVASETKNAHMEWVSKMKRVGHTEVNIQEDADFYLVFCPVKSRIKTDIDEALEGLPGSNQVGPRPKVGGQRDHVRQRDQGRQDGHDNKALILVVMHHTFDPDLVIVESRLQELPRNVRLTVDSLFYQGRLLWCNRNDIAWDQIQKSLNIPIPEPSWWMRLFNWGSIWNPWSSSVWYRHVWSFWWKCWNCCLYFFSGSRRLVNWVCVSLGLRGARPR; encoded by the exons ATGTGGCAGCAGCCCGCATCTGTGGGATTGGTGATTGAGGCCACGTCATTTGAGCAAAGCGAAAGTGAAATCGGTTCTTCTCCACGCAGAGCGACGCGTCCAGACTGGGACTATGTCAGAGACACTACACGCAAACTATCAATCGATTTC AGACATGGAGAGCGGTG tatctggaacaaagttctttgtctacgtggcttcagaaacaaaaatgctcacatggaatgggtttccaaaatgaaacgtgttggacacactgaagtgaacattccagaagatgcagattattatttggttttctgtccagtcaaatcccgaatcaaaacagacattgacgaggccctggagggactcccag ataataaagcagtaattctggtggtgatgcatcacacctttgatcctcatctggtgattgtagagagcagattacaggagctccctagaaacgtccgcctcactgtcgactccctgttctatcaaggcaggctcctcaggtgtaaccgcaacgatattgcctggaatcagatccaaaaaagtctcaacattcctattcctgaa ccatcctggtggaTGAGACTGTTTAACTCTGTACTGTTgtact tatctggaacaaagttctttgtctgcGTGGCTTCTGAAACACGAAACAAGCTCATGggatgggtttccaaaatg ccatcctggtggaAGAGACTGTTTAACTCTGTACTGTTgtact tatctggaacaaagttctttgtctgcGTGGCTTCTGAAACACGAAACAAGCTCATGggatgggtttccaaaatggtaTGCAAATGTGTAACtgttgcctggaatcagatccagaaaactttcaacattcctattcctgaa ccatcctggtggaagagaccgtttaact tatctggaacaaagttctttgtctacgtggcttctgaaacaaaaaacgctcacatggaatgggtttccaaaatgaaacgtgttggacacactgaagtgaacattcaggaagatgcagatttttatttggttttctgtccagtcaaatcccgaatcaaaacagacattgacgaggccctggagggactcccag ataataaagcaataattctggtggtgatgcatcacacctttgatcctgatctggtgattgtagagagcagattacaggagctccctagaaacgtccacctcactgtcgactccctgttctatagaggcaggctcctcaggtgtaaccgcaacgatattgcctggaatcagatccaaAAAAGTCTCAACATTcttattcctgaa ccatcctggtggaAGAGACTGTTTAACTCTGTACTGTTgtact catctggaacaaagttctttgtctgcGTGGCTTCTGAAACACGAAACAAGCTCATGggatgggtttccaaaatggtaTGCAAATGTGTAACtgttgcctggaatcagatccagaaaactttcaacattcctattcctgaa ccatcctggtggaagagaccgtttaact tatctggaacaaagttctttgtctacgtggcttctgaaacaaaaaacgctcacatggaatgggtttccaaaatgaaacgtgttggacacactgaagtgaacattcaggaagatgcagatttttatttggttttctgtccagtcaaatcccgaatcaaaacagacattgacgaggccctggagggactcccaggtagcaaccaAGTTGGTCCACGTCCAAAAGTGGGAGGGCAAAGAGACCACGTTCGTCAGAGAGATCAAGGACGGCAAGATGGTCATG ataataaagcattaattctggtggtgatgcatcacacctttgatcctgatctggtgattgtagagagcagattacaggagctccctagaaacgtccgcctcactgtcgactccctgttctatcaaggcaggctcctctggtgtaaccgcaacgatattgcctgggatcagatccagaaaagtctcaacattcctattcctgaa ccatcctggtggaTGAGACtgtttaact GGGGCTCCATTTGGAATCCCTGGAGCAGCA gtGTGTGGTATCGCCATGTGTGGTCCTTCTGGTGGAAATGTTGGAACTGTTGTCTGTATTTTTTCTCCGGGTCAAGACGGTTGGTTAATTGGGTTTGTGTCAGTTTGGGACTCAGAGGGGCCAGACCTCGTTGA
- the LOC130520119 gene encoding uncharacterized protein LOC130520119 isoform X19, with the protein MWQQPASVGLVIEATSFEQSESEIGSSPRRATRPDWDYVRDTTRKLSIDFRHGERCIWNKVLCLRGFRNKNAHMEWVSKMKRVGHTEVNIPEDADYYLVFCPVKSRIKTDIDEALEGLPDNKAVILVVMHHTFDPHLVIVESRLQELPRNVRLTVDSLFYQGRLLRCNRNDIAWNQIQKSLNIPIPEPSWWMRLFNSVLLYLSGTKFFVCVASETRNKLMGWVSKMPSWWKRLFNSVLLYLSGTKFFVCVASETRNKLMGWVSKMVCKCVTVAWNQIQKTFNIPIPEPSWWKRPFNLSGTKFFVYVASETKNAHMEWVSKMKRVGHTEVNIQEDADFYLVFCPVKSRIKTDIDEALEGLPDNKAIILVVMHHTFDPDLVIVESRLQELPRNVHLTVDSLFYRGRLLRCNRNDIAWNQIQKSLNILIPEPSWWKRLFNSVLLYSSGTKFFVCVASETRNKLMGWVSKMVCKCVTVAWNQIQKTFNIPIPEPSWWKRPFNLSGTKFFVYVASETKNAHMEWVSKMKRVGHTEVNIQEDADFYLVFCPVKSRIKTDIDEALEGLPGSNQVGPRPKVGGQRDHVRQRDQGRQDGHDNKALILVVMHHTFDPDLVIVESRLQELPRNVRLTVDSLFYQGRLLWCNRNDIAWDQIQKSLNIPIPEPSWRMRPFNYLVNHKGLMTGIAVVILLVILVIVLVNSTAGKGQTAGGVGNHSNLFQGQKDTVETPDLKKL; encoded by the exons ATGTGGCAGCAGCCCGCATCTGTGGGATTGGTGATTGAGGCCACGTCATTTGAGCAAAGCGAAAGTGAAATCGGTTCTTCTCCACGCAGAGCGACGCGTCCAGACTGGGACTATGTCAGAGACACTACACGCAAACTATCAATCGATTTC AGACATGGAGAGCGGTG tatctggaacaaagttctttgtctacgtggcttcagaaacaaaaatgctcacatggaatgggtttccaaaatgaaacgtgttggacacactgaagtgaacattccagaagatgcagattattatttggttttctgtccagtcaaatcccgaatcaaaacagacattgacgaggccctggagggactcccag ataataaagcagtaattctggtggtgatgcatcacacctttgatcctcatctggtgattgtagagagcagattacaggagctccctagaaacgtccgcctcactgtcgactccctgttctatcaaggcaggctcctcaggtgtaaccgcaacgatattgcctggaatcagatccaaaaaagtctcaacattcctattcctgaa ccatcctggtggaTGAGACTGTTTAACTCTGTACTGTTgtact tatctggaacaaagttctttgtctgcGTGGCTTCTGAAACACGAAACAAGCTCATGggatgggtttccaaaatg ccatcctggtggaAGAGACTGTTTAACTCTGTACTGTTgtact tatctggaacaaagttctttgtctgcGTGGCTTCTGAAACACGAAACAAGCTCATGggatgggtttccaaaatggtaTGCAAATGTGTAACtgttgcctggaatcagatccagaaaactttcaacattcctattcctgaa ccatcctggtggaagagaccgtttaact tatctggaacaaagttctttgtctacgtggcttctgaaacaaaaaacgctcacatggaatgggtttccaaaatgaaacgtgttggacacactgaagtgaacattcaggaagatgcagatttttatttggttttctgtccagtcaaatcccgaatcaaaacagacattgacgaggccctggagggactcccag ataataaagcaataattctggtggtgatgcatcacacctttgatcctgatctggtgattgtagagagcagattacaggagctccctagaaacgtccacctcactgtcgactccctgttctatagaggcaggctcctcaggtgtaaccgcaacgatattgcctggaatcagatccaaAAAAGTCTCAACATTcttattcctgaa ccatcctggtggaAGAGACTGTTTAACTCTGTACTGTTgtact catctggaacaaagttctttgtctgcGTGGCTTCTGAAACACGAAACAAGCTCATGggatgggtttccaaaatggtaTGCAAATGTGTAACtgttgcctggaatcagatccagaaaactttcaacattcctattcctgaa ccatcctggtggaagagaccgtttaact tatctggaacaaagttctttgtctacgtggcttctgaaacaaaaaacgctcacatggaatgggtttccaaaatgaaacgtgttggacacactgaagtgaacattcaggaagatgcagatttttatttggttttctgtccagtcaaatcccgaatcaaaacagacattgacgaggccctggagggactcccaggtagcaaccaAGTTGGTCCACGTCCAAAAGTGGGAGGGCAAAGAGACCACGTTCGTCAGAGAGATCAAGGACGGCAAGATGGTCATG ataataaagcattaattctggtggtgatgcatcacacctttgatcctgatctggtgattgtagagagcagattacaggagctccctagaaacgtccgcctcactgtcgactccctgttctatcaaggcaggctcctctggtgtaaccgcaacgatattgcctgggatcagatccagaaaagtctcaacattcctattcctgaa
- the LOC130520119 gene encoding uncharacterized protein LOC130520119 isoform X20, whose product MWQQPASVGLVIEATSFEQSESEIGSSPRRATRPDWDYVRDTTRKLSIDFRHGERCIWNKVLCLRGFRNKNAHMEWVSKMKRVGHTEVNIPEDADYYLVFCPVKSRIKTDIDEALEGLPDNKAVILVVMHHTFDPHLVIVESRLQELPRNVRLTVDSLFYQGRLLRCNRNDIAWNQIQKSLNIPIPEPSWWMRLFNSVLLYLSGTKFFVCVASETRNKLMGWVSKMPSWWKRLFNSVLLYLSGTKFFVCVASETRNKLMGWVSKMVCKCVTVAWNQIQKTFNIPIPEPSWWKRPFNLSGTKFFVYVASETKNAHMEWVSKMKRVGHTEVNIQEDADFYLVFCPVKSRIKTDIDEALEGLPDNKAIILVVMHHTFDPDLVIVESRLQELPRNVHLTVDSLFYRGRLLRCNRNDIAWNQIQKSLNILIPEPSWWKRLFNSVLLYSSGTKFFVCVASETRNKLMGWVSKMVCKCVTVAWNQIQKTFNIPIPEPSWWKRPFNLSGTKFFVYVASETKNAHMEWVSKMKRVGHTEVNIQEDADFYLVFCPVKSRIKTDIDEALEGLPGSNQVGPRPKVGGQRDHVRQRDQGRQDGHDNKALILVVMHHTFDPDLVIVESRLQELPRNVRLTVDSLFYQGRLLWCNRNDIAWDQIQKSLNIPIPEVPPSWWMRLFNWGSIWNPWSSSVWYRHVWSFWWKCWNCCLYFFSGSRRLVNWVCVSLGLRGARPR is encoded by the exons ATGTGGCAGCAGCCCGCATCTGTGGGATTGGTGATTGAGGCCACGTCATTTGAGCAAAGCGAAAGTGAAATCGGTTCTTCTCCACGCAGAGCGACGCGTCCAGACTGGGACTATGTCAGAGACACTACACGCAAACTATCAATCGATTTC AGACATGGAGAGCGGTG tatctggaacaaagttctttgtctacgtggcttcagaaacaaaaatgctcacatggaatgggtttccaaaatgaaacgtgttggacacactgaagtgaacattccagaagatgcagattattatttggttttctgtccagtcaaatcccgaatcaaaacagacattgacgaggccctggagggactcccag ataataaagcagtaattctggtggtgatgcatcacacctttgatcctcatctggtgattgtagagagcagattacaggagctccctagaaacgtccgcctcactgtcgactccctgttctatcaaggcaggctcctcaggtgtaaccgcaacgatattgcctggaatcagatccaaaaaagtctcaacattcctattcctgaa ccatcctggtggaTGAGACTGTTTAACTCTGTACTGTTgtact tatctggaacaaagttctttgtctgcGTGGCTTCTGAAACACGAAACAAGCTCATGggatgggtttccaaaatg ccatcctggtggaAGAGACTGTTTAACTCTGTACTGTTgtact tatctggaacaaagttctttgtctgcGTGGCTTCTGAAACACGAAACAAGCTCATGggatgggtttccaaaatggtaTGCAAATGTGTAACtgttgcctggaatcagatccagaaaactttcaacattcctattcctgaa ccatcctggtggaagagaccgtttaact tatctggaacaaagttctttgtctacgtggcttctgaaacaaaaaacgctcacatggaatgggtttccaaaatgaaacgtgttggacacactgaagtgaacattcaggaagatgcagatttttatttggttttctgtccagtcaaatcccgaatcaaaacagacattgacgaggccctggagggactcccag ataataaagcaataattctggtggtgatgcatcacacctttgatcctgatctggtgattgtagagagcagattacaggagctccctagaaacgtccacctcactgtcgactccctgttctatagaggcaggctcctcaggtgtaaccgcaacgatattgcctggaatcagatccaaAAAAGTCTCAACATTcttattcctgaa ccatcctggtggaAGAGACTGTTTAACTCTGTACTGTTgtact catctggaacaaagttctttgtctgcGTGGCTTCTGAAACACGAAACAAGCTCATGggatgggtttccaaaatggtaTGCAAATGTGTAACtgttgcctggaatcagatccagaaaactttcaacattcctattcctgaa ccatcctggtggaagagaccgtttaact tatctggaacaaagttctttgtctacgtggcttctgaaacaaaaaacgctcacatggaatgggtttccaaaatgaaacgtgttggacacactgaagtgaacattcaggaagatgcagatttttatttggttttctgtccagtcaaatcccgaatcaaaacagacattgacgaggccctggagggactcccaggtagcaaccaAGTTGGTCCACGTCCAAAAGTGGGAGGGCAAAGAGACCACGTTCGTCAGAGAGATCAAGGACGGCAAGATGGTCATG ataataaagcattaattctggtggtgatgcatcacacctttgatcctgatctggtgattgtagagagcagattacaggagctccctagaaacgtccgcctcactgtcgactccctgttctatcaaggcaggctcctctggtgtaaccgcaacgatattgcctgggatcagatccagaaaagtctcaacattcctattcctgaagtaccg ccatcctggtggaTGAGACtgtttaact GGGGCTCCATTTGGAATCCCTGGAGCAGCA gtGTGTGGTATCGCCATGTGTGGTCCTTCTGGTGGAAATGTTGGAACTGTTGTCTGTATTTTTTCTCCGGGTCAAGACGGTTGGTTAATTGGGTTTGTGTCAGTTTGGGACTCAGAGGGGCCAGACCTCGTTGA
- the LOC130520119 gene encoding uncharacterized protein LOC130520119 isoform X17 has protein sequence MWQQPASVGLVIEATSFEQSESEIGSSPRRATRPDWDYVRDTTRKLSIDFRHGERCIWNKVLCLRGFRNKNAHMEWVSKMKRVGHTEVNIPEDADYYLVFCPVKSRIKTDIDEALEGLPDNKAVILVVMHHTFDPHLVIVESRLQELPRNVRLTVDSLFYQGRLLRCNRNDIAWNQIQKSLNIPIPEPSWWMRLFNSVLLYLSGTKFFVCVASETRNKLMGWVSKMPSWWKRLFNSVLLYLSGTKFFVCVASETRNKLMGWVSKMVCKCVTVAWNQIQKTFNIPIPEPSWWKRPFNLSGTKFFVYVASETKNAHMEWVSKMKRVGHTEVNIQEDADFYLVFCPVKSRIKTDIDEALEGLPDNKAIILVVMHHTFDPDLVIVESRLQELPRNVHLTVDSLFYRGRLLRCNRNDIAWNQIQKSLNILIPEPSWWKRLFNSVLLYSSGTKFFVCVASETRNKLMGWVSKMVCKCVTVAWNQIQKTFNIPIPEPSWWKRPFNLSGTKFFVYVASETKNAHMEWVSKMKRVGHTEVNIQEDADFYLVFCPVKSRIKTDIDEALEGLPGSNQVGPRPKVGGQRDHVRQRDQGRQDGHDNKALILVVMHHTFDPDLVIVESRLQELPRNVRLTVDSLFYQGRLLWCNRNDIAWDQIQKSLNIPIPEVPPSWWMRLFNYLVNHKGLMTGIAVVILLVILVIVLVNSTAGKGQTAGGVGNHSNLFQGQKDTVETPDLKKL, from the exons ATGTGGCAGCAGCCCGCATCTGTGGGATTGGTGATTGAGGCCACGTCATTTGAGCAAAGCGAAAGTGAAATCGGTTCTTCTCCACGCAGAGCGACGCGTCCAGACTGGGACTATGTCAGAGACACTACACGCAAACTATCAATCGATTTC AGACATGGAGAGCGGTG tatctggaacaaagttctttgtctacgtggcttcagaaacaaaaatgctcacatggaatgggtttccaaaatgaaacgtgttggacacactgaagtgaacattccagaagatgcagattattatttggttttctgtccagtcaaatcccgaatcaaaacagacattgacgaggccctggagggactcccag ataataaagcagtaattctggtggtgatgcatcacacctttgatcctcatctggtgattgtagagagcagattacaggagctccctagaaacgtccgcctcactgtcgactccctgttctatcaaggcaggctcctcaggtgtaaccgcaacgatattgcctggaatcagatccaaaaaagtctcaacattcctattcctgaa ccatcctggtggaTGAGACTGTTTAACTCTGTACTGTTgtact tatctggaacaaagttctttgtctgcGTGGCTTCTGAAACACGAAACAAGCTCATGggatgggtttccaaaatg ccatcctggtggaAGAGACTGTTTAACTCTGTACTGTTgtact tatctggaacaaagttctttgtctgcGTGGCTTCTGAAACACGAAACAAGCTCATGggatgggtttccaaaatggtaTGCAAATGTGTAACtgttgcctggaatcagatccagaaaactttcaacattcctattcctgaa ccatcctggtggaagagaccgtttaact tatctggaacaaagttctttgtctacgtggcttctgaaacaaaaaacgctcacatggaatgggtttccaaaatgaaacgtgttggacacactgaagtgaacattcaggaagatgcagatttttatttggttttctgtccagtcaaatcccgaatcaaaacagacattgacgaggccctggagggactcccag ataataaagcaataattctggtggtgatgcatcacacctttgatcctgatctggtgattgtagagagcagattacaggagctccctagaaacgtccacctcactgtcgactccctgttctatagaggcaggctcctcaggtgtaaccgcaacgatattgcctggaatcagatccaaAAAAGTCTCAACATTcttattcctgaa ccatcctggtggaAGAGACTGTTTAACTCTGTACTGTTgtact catctggaacaaagttctttgtctgcGTGGCTTCTGAAACACGAAACAAGCTCATGggatgggtttccaaaatggtaTGCAAATGTGTAACtgttgcctggaatcagatccagaaaactttcaacattcctattcctgaa ccatcctggtggaagagaccgtttaact tatctggaacaaagttctttgtctacgtggcttctgaaacaaaaaacgctcacatggaatgggtttccaaaatgaaacgtgttggacacactgaagtgaacattcaggaagatgcagatttttatttggttttctgtccagtcaaatcccgaatcaaaacagacattgacgaggccctggagggactcccaggtagcaaccaAGTTGGTCCACGTCCAAAAGTGGGAGGGCAAAGAGACCACGTTCGTCAGAGAGATCAAGGACGGCAAGATGGTCATG ataataaagcattaattctggtggtgatgcatcacacctttgatcctgatctggtgattgtagagagcagattacaggagctccctagaaacgtccgcctcactgtcgactccctgttctatcaaggcaggctcctctggtgtaaccgcaacgatattgcctgggatcagatccagaaaagtctcaacattcctattcctgaagtaccg ccatcctggtggaTGAGACtgtttaact
- the LOC130520119 gene encoding uncharacterized protein LOC130520119 isoform X18 produces MWQQPASVGLVIEATSFEQSESEIGSSPRRATRPDWDYVRDTTRKLSIDFRHGERCIWNKVLCLRGFRNKNAHMEWVSKMKRVGHTEVNIPEDADYYLVFCPVKSRIKTDIDEALEGLPDNKAVILVVMHHTFDPHLVIVESRLQELPRNVRLTVDSLFYQGRLLRCNRNDIAWNQIQKSLNIPIPEPSWWMRLFNSVLLYLSGTKFFVCVASETRNKLMGWVSKMPSWWKRLFNSVLLYLSGTKFFVCVASETRNKLMGWVSKMVCKCVTVAWNQIQKTFNIPIPEPSWWKRPFNLSGTKFFVYVASETKNAHMEWVSKMKRVGHTEVNIQEDADFYLVFCPVKSRIKTDIDEALEGLPDNKAIILVVMHHTFDPDLVIVESRLQELPRNVHLTVDSLFYRGRLLRCNRNDIAWNQIQKSLNILIPEPSWWKRLFNSVLLYSSGTKFFVCVASETRNKLMGWVSKMVCKCVTVAWNQIQKTFNIPIPEPSWWKRPFNLSGTKFFVYVASETKNAHMEWVSKMKRVGHTEVNIQEDADFYLVFCPVKSRIKTDIDEALEGLPGSNQVGPRPKVGGQRDHVRQRDQGRQDGHDNKALILVVMHHTFDPDLVIVESRLQELPRNVRLTVDSLFYQGRLLWCNRNDIAWDQIQKSLNIPIPEPSWWMRLFNYLVNHKGLMTGIAVVILLVILVIVLVNSTAGKGQTAGGVGNHSNLFQGQKDTVETPDLKKL; encoded by the exons ATGTGGCAGCAGCCCGCATCTGTGGGATTGGTGATTGAGGCCACGTCATTTGAGCAAAGCGAAAGTGAAATCGGTTCTTCTCCACGCAGAGCGACGCGTCCAGACTGGGACTATGTCAGAGACACTACACGCAAACTATCAATCGATTTC AGACATGGAGAGCGGTG tatctggaacaaagttctttgtctacgtggcttcagaaacaaaaatgctcacatggaatgggtttccaaaatgaaacgtgttggacacactgaagtgaacattccagaagatgcagattattatttggttttctgtccagtcaaatcccgaatcaaaacagacattgacgaggccctggagggactcccag ataataaagcagtaattctggtggtgatgcatcacacctttgatcctcatctggtgattgtagagagcagattacaggagctccctagaaacgtccgcctcactgtcgactccctgttctatcaaggcaggctcctcaggtgtaaccgcaacgatattgcctggaatcagatccaaaaaagtctcaacattcctattcctgaa ccatcctggtggaTGAGACTGTTTAACTCTGTACTGTTgtact tatctggaacaaagttctttgtctgcGTGGCTTCTGAAACACGAAACAAGCTCATGggatgggtttccaaaatg ccatcctggtggaAGAGACTGTTTAACTCTGTACTGTTgtact tatctggaacaaagttctttgtctgcGTGGCTTCTGAAACACGAAACAAGCTCATGggatgggtttccaaaatggtaTGCAAATGTGTAACtgttgcctggaatcagatccagaaaactttcaacattcctattcctgaa ccatcctggtggaagagaccgtttaact tatctggaacaaagttctttgtctacgtggcttctgaaacaaaaaacgctcacatggaatgggtttccaaaatgaaacgtgttggacacactgaagtgaacattcaggaagatgcagatttttatttggttttctgtccagtcaaatcccgaatcaaaacagacattgacgaggccctggagggactcccag ataataaagcaataattctggtggtgatgcatcacacctttgatcctgatctggtgattgtagagagcagattacaggagctccctagaaacgtccacctcactgtcgactccctgttctatagaggcaggctcctcaggtgtaaccgcaacgatattgcctggaatcagatccaaAAAAGTCTCAACATTcttattcctgaa ccatcctggtggaAGAGACTGTTTAACTCTGTACTGTTgtact catctggaacaaagttctttgtctgcGTGGCTTCTGAAACACGAAACAAGCTCATGggatgggtttccaaaatggtaTGCAAATGTGTAACtgttgcctggaatcagatccagaaaactttcaacattcctattcctgaa ccatcctggtggaagagaccgtttaact tatctggaacaaagttctttgtctacgtggcttctgaaacaaaaaacgctcacatggaatgggtttccaaaatgaaacgtgttggacacactgaagtgaacattcaggaagatgcagatttttatttggttttctgtccagtcaaatcccgaatcaaaacagacattgacgaggccctggagggactcccaggtagcaaccaAGTTGGTCCACGTCCAAAAGTGGGAGGGCAAAGAGACCACGTTCGTCAGAGAGATCAAGGACGGCAAGATGGTCATG ataataaagcattaattctggtggtgatgcatcacacctttgatcctgatctggtgattgtagagagcagattacaggagctccctagaaacgtccgcctcactgtcgactccctgttctatcaaggcaggctcctctggtgtaaccgcaacgatattgcctgggatcagatccagaaaagtctcaacattcctattcctgaa ccatcctggtggaTGAGACtgtttaact